A stretch of Rhodothermus profundi DNA encodes these proteins:
- a CDS encoding SusC/RagA family TonB-linked outer membrane protein, with amino-acid sequence MRIPLLVCFLAGVFLALPAWGQRVVEGTVVDAQSDTPLPGVSIVLKGTMQGTTTDVDGRFSITLPPGPHVLVFSFVGYRTREVEVGPEVTTLHIRLEEDVLGLEEVVVTGLATSVRRSNLAHAVATVNAAELAEVTAQPTLDAALSGKVTGAYISAYSGAPGGGLSIKLRGISTINGNAQPLFVIDGVLVDNSQIQSGVDAVTNATGGGSGVAQDNPVNRIADLNPEDIESIEILKGASAAALYGARASNGVVIIRTKRGRPGQTVVRVRQEVGFNEIAKRLGTRTFTAETALAFFGPRGLEEFQAALNGRGFYDYEDLLYGNRGLLYRTSLSISGGSERTQFYASGLVHNEEGIVKRTGYDKYSLRLNLNHRLTDRIQLETTTNYIRAATRRGLTGNDNSGTTFGISLAATPNFVYLLPDENGLYPDHPFNSANPLQTAALMKNEETVNRFIGSGRLRVNLLQQSRQALQLILEGGVDYYNLENDARFPVELQFERLNVDGRGPGTLILREANTFNTNWRALFVHTWTPALDLTLTSQGGLTGANFDQNQLLFVADGLVPGQQNLDQASTIDREQTRQFQRDRSFFFQEEANWADRLILTVGLRGDKSSINGNVSRFFLYPKASIALNLHQFGFWRWTAIDQLKLRLAWGQTGNIAGFGIKYTSFDPTVIGGQAGSIISRRRGFDQVKPERQTELEGGFDLSLLNGRAALEFTLYRKVITDLLLQREVEPSTGFGLETFNGGELENVGLELGLSLVPFDRPDLRWISQIRFWTNRATVTRLPVPPFRALGGGFGATLGEIRIEEGQSPTQIVGIDDIDGDGRPDGVFKLGDVAPKFQLSLSNEWTIGRRLTLSVLAHWKYGGDNLNLTMLLFDLFGTTADFDQDDDGDGIPNGIERINLLGVSARPFVQNASYFRIREIGLYYEVPLKRIWPTLSRTVRRLRIGLSARNPITITPYKSYDPEVNNFGTQPVADGVEVTPYPAYRTFLFYLGFEL; translated from the coding sequence ATGCGCATTCCGCTACTGGTCTGCTTTTTAGCTGGAGTATTCCTGGCCCTTCCTGCCTGGGGACAACGGGTCGTCGAAGGAACCGTGGTTGATGCCCAATCGGACACGCCCCTTCCCGGCGTCAGCATTGTGCTGAAAGGCACCATGCAGGGCACCACCACAGACGTGGATGGGCGTTTTTCCATTACGCTCCCTCCCGGCCCTCACGTTCTCGTTTTTTCTTTTGTCGGCTATCGCACCCGGGAAGTCGAGGTTGGTCCCGAGGTAACGACCTTGCATATCCGCCTGGAAGAGGACGTGCTGGGACTGGAGGAAGTGGTCGTAACGGGACTGGCCACTTCGGTGCGGCGCAGCAACCTCGCGCATGCGGTGGCCACAGTTAATGCAGCCGAGCTGGCTGAGGTAACGGCGCAACCCACGCTGGACGCGGCCCTCAGCGGTAAAGTGACGGGGGCTTACATCAGCGCCTACAGCGGAGCTCCCGGTGGGGGCTTATCCATTAAGCTACGCGGCATCTCCACGATCAACGGCAATGCGCAACCCCTCTTCGTAATCGACGGCGTCCTGGTTGACAACTCCCAGATTCAGAGCGGTGTCGATGCGGTCACCAATGCCACCGGCGGCGGTAGTGGCGTAGCTCAGGACAATCCGGTCAACCGAATTGCCGACCTGAACCCCGAGGACATCGAGTCCATCGAAATCCTTAAGGGTGCTTCTGCCGCTGCCCTGTACGGTGCCCGGGCATCCAACGGTGTCGTCATTATTCGCACCAAACGCGGCCGTCCTGGGCAGACCGTCGTGCGCGTCCGCCAGGAAGTCGGGTTCAATGAGATCGCCAAACGCCTGGGCACCCGCACGTTCACCGCAGAAACTGCACTGGCCTTTTTTGGTCCCAGAGGCCTGGAAGAATTTCAGGCAGCCCTGAATGGCCGAGGCTTCTACGACTACGAAGACCTCCTTTATGGCAACCGCGGGCTGCTCTACCGCACCAGCCTCTCCATCAGCGGTGGAAGCGAGCGCACCCAGTTCTATGCTTCCGGACTCGTGCACAACGAGGAAGGGATCGTTAAACGCACAGGCTATGACAAATACAGCCTGCGCCTGAACCTGAATCACCGTCTGACCGACCGCATTCAGCTCGAAACCACTACGAACTATATCCGCGCTGCAACGCGTCGCGGCCTGACCGGCAACGATAACTCGGGCACTACCTTTGGCATCTCGCTGGCCGCAACCCCTAACTTTGTCTATCTGCTGCCGGACGAGAACGGACTTTATCCGGATCATCCCTTCAACTCGGCCAATCCCCTGCAGACTGCCGCCCTGATGAAAAACGAAGAGACTGTCAACCGTTTCATCGGTTCAGGACGGCTCCGGGTCAACCTGCTCCAGCAGTCCCGACAGGCCCTGCAACTCATTCTGGAAGGAGGCGTGGACTATTACAACCTGGAAAATGATGCACGCTTTCCGGTTGAGCTCCAATTTGAGCGCCTCAATGTGGACGGCCGGGGGCCGGGCACGCTCATTCTGCGCGAGGCCAACACGTTCAATACCAACTGGCGGGCTCTTTTCGTGCATACCTGGACACCGGCCCTGGACCTGACCCTGACCTCGCAGGGCGGCCTGACGGGAGCCAATTTCGATCAGAACCAGCTCCTGTTTGTGGCCGACGGTCTCGTACCCGGGCAACAGAACCTGGATCAGGCTTCTACCATTGATCGCGAACAAACCCGCCAGTTTCAGCGGGATCGCAGCTTCTTCTTCCAGGAAGAAGCCAACTGGGCCGATCGCCTCATCCTGACGGTCGGACTGCGCGGCGACAAAAGCTCTATCAACGGTAACGTCAGCCGCTTCTTTCTCTATCCCAAGGCTTCCATTGCACTCAACCTGCACCAGTTTGGCTTCTGGCGCTGGACCGCCATCGACCAGTTGAAGCTGCGCCTGGCCTGGGGTCAGACCGGCAACATCGCAGGCTTTGGCATCAAATACACTTCGTTTGATCCCACCGTCATCGGCGGGCAGGCAGGTTCAATCATCAGCCGACGGAGAGGCTTCGACCAGGTCAAACCCGAACGCCAGACCGAGCTGGAAGGAGGCTTCGACCTGAGCCTGCTTAACGGCCGCGCTGCCCTGGAATTTACGCTGTATCGCAAGGTGATCACCGACCTGCTCCTGCAACGCGAAGTGGAACCGTCCACGGGTTTCGGCCTGGAAACGTTTAATGGAGGCGAACTGGAAAATGTCGGGCTGGAGCTGGGCCTGTCGCTGGTACCCTTCGACCGTCCGGATCTGCGTTGGATCAGTCAGATCCGCTTCTGGACCAACCGTGCTACCGTTACCCGACTACCGGTTCCACCCTTCCGCGCCCTGGGCGGCGGCTTTGGCGCCACGCTGGGTGAAATCCGCATCGAAGAAGGCCAGAGTCCTACCCAGATTGTCGGCATCGACGATATTGACGGCGATGGACGCCCCGATGGCGTCTTCAAACTGGGCGACGTGGCCCCCAAATTTCAGCTTTCCCTTTCAAACGAATGGACCATTGGCCGACGCCTGACCCTGTCGGTGCTGGCCCACTGGAAATACGGAGGGGATAACCTGAACCTGACTATGTTGCTGTTCGACCTGTTTGGAACCACAGCCGACTTCGACCAGGATGACGATGGCGACGGCATTCCCAATGGGATCGAACGCATCAACCTGCTGGGCGTCTCGGCCCGACCGTTTGTGCAGAATGCTTCTTATTTCCGCATTCGAGAGATTGGCCTCTACTACGAGGTCCCGCTCAAGCGCATCTGGCCAACGCTCAGCCGCACTGTACGACGGCTGCGCATCGGCCTGTCGGCGCGCAATCCCATCACAATCACGCCCTATAAGAGCTACGATCCGGAAGTAAACAACTTCGGCACCCAGCCCGTCGCCGATGGCGTCGAGGTTACTCCCTACCCTGCCTACCGTACCTTCCTGTTCTACCTGGGCTTTGAACTTTAA